The sequence below is a genomic window from Nostoc flagelliforme CCNUN1.
ACTTGATTTCTCAGCAAATAAGTGAGGCGATTAACCGTTACCTCGATCGACCCGATTTCTTCCCAGAACGGCAAGCCTTGGGTAAAAACACTGGAAATGAGGTTGTACGCCAAGTTAGTGCTTTACTCCAGACATACGCACCTAACTTTGAGCAAAAATAATAATTTTAAGAGTCATTAGTCATTAGTCATTTGTTTTAGACAAACGACAAAGGACTAATGACTAATGACTCTATAATTAATCACGCACTAATACTGTTGTCTTTAAACTAACTTGCTCATATAACAATCGAACATCAGAATTACGCATTCTTAAGCAGCCGTGGGATACAGCCGTTCCTAGCAGGTCAATTTCCGGCGTGCCATGAAAGCCAATTTCATTCCGTCCATCTGACCAAAAACCAATCCATCTGTCTCCCAAGGGACTATCCGTACCAGCCTCAAATACTTTGCCTGTAATCGGGTGACGCCAAATTGGATAGTGTCGCATGTGAATCACCTGGAAAGAACCTGTGGGCGTTTCCCAACCTTTCTTACCTATAGCGATTGGGTAGCTGGCTATCACTTCATCTCCTGTGTATACGTATGTACGGCGATCGCTTAAATCAACCACCACTTGCGTCTTGGCATCTGCTACCCTATTAGATGGTACTTGTTGGGCTGAAGCCTGAGACCATAGACCTTTTGGCCAACTATCTGCAACTGGATTTTGTCTTTCTGCTTGCGCCACCAACCGCGTCTTAGTTGGTAGTTCGGTTGCTTTAGCTACATTATTCTTAATATTTTTTGGGGCTGCGTTTGAGGCTTAATAGTAGAAGGCTTGAGTGTAGAAGCCCTCCGAGTAGTTGCCTTCGCTGTATTCTTCTTAATTATTTTCGACTTAGTTTGAGACTTCAGAGCAGAATACTTGAGTGTAGAAGCCTTCCGAGTAGTTGCCTTCGCTACATTCTTCTTAATTATTTTCGACTTAGTTTGAGGCTTAATAGCAGAGGACTTTGGTGTAAACACCTTTTGGGCAGTTGAGCCTTGGGTGGCTTCATCAGGTGGCACAGATGCACCCAGTGCAATTTCCTCTAAACTCACTTGGGAAAGATTCTTGTAGACTCCCTCTGAGCGGCTTCCCTTAGGATTGGTTAGGGTAGAATCTCGCCGCATCGCAGTAGATGCAGACTTATCAGACTGCCGTTCTGCCGTAGTAATGCGCCAATGGACAGCTAAAGATAAAAATGCTGTGCCAAAACAGAGCAACATTACCATCCGCCCTACAGATTCATTTCTTACCATTGCCATCGCCTATTGTTTATCCCTGACATATCCAGCCGAGCAATTGGATGAGTTCATCATCCGATCATTAAAAATTTATCAATACTTATCATTTCCGTTATAAATCTGCCAACACCTCTGGGCAAACTAAGACTATGCAAATTGTCCCAGCAGCAAAACTCCAAGTGACCAACCTCATTCCTCCAAAGTTCTGGGGGTTGTAAGCCAATACTTAGACTTTCTGGTGCAACTTTTGAAATGTAGTAATCAATTATTAGTGTTGTGGGTGGGAGAAAAACCATGTTTGAAAAACTATTGCTAGCAGTCACAATTACATTTTCCCTCAATTTCCTTTTTCAAATTCGCGTACCAGAGCAACATAATAGTGCTACCTACGGGTCACAACCAGAACAATCAGCAACTATTCTGGTAACAAAATCAAAAAAATAAATCACCATTATAGTCACCACAGCAACCCAACTTCCAGAAATTAATACCTGAATTTTAAAGGTATTAAGAAATTAGAATTACAAACTTTTTATCTTCATCCTTATAACCAGATTTAATTATTTTTATCAAGCGTATATACCCAGTTGCGAAAAGTACTAAAATGTGCATATTGCTGCACCTTTATTAGTTAATGGGTCTTGAGCAGCTATGCCAGCAGTATAAGGAAAAAGTGGCTCTCCTTATTGCTATAAATGTAGCCAAAATTGTCTGCCTCAGTGTTCCAGTCAGAAATCCGTCACCTTAGCATGGAACTTCTGTCCCATTAGCAGGTCTAATAGATAGGGATGATTTAGAGCCAGTACGATCTATGAGTCAGTCGATCTCTGTATCCTGGTCAACGGTTGATGCAAAGTATCCAGAAGCATCAGTGCAAGTTGACAAACTCCCTAACCACGATTTAATTTTGCGCTGTCAAGCGGGACTGCGACCAGATCGTGTTGCGTTTGCAGAACTATTACGCCGCTTTCAAAGTCAAGTTGATAGAGTTCTATACCACCTGGCTCCAGATTGGGCTGACAGAGCCGATTTGGCTCAAGAAGTTTGGATTCGAGTGTATCGGAATATTAACCGATTACAAGAGCCTGCCAAATTTCGAGGCTGGTTAAGCCGCATTGCCACCAACTTGTTTTACGACGAGTTGCGGAAACGCAAGCGGGTTATGAGTCCTTTGTCGCTGGATGCTCCCCGTTCGTTAGAGGACGGCGAGATGGATTGGGAAATCGCTGGCGATACTCCCGGGCCTGAAGAAGAACTGACAACTAGAGAATTTTACGAGCAACTGCGAGAAGCGATCGCGGATTTACCAGAGGTGTTTCGTACTACCATTGTCCTCAGAGAAATCGAAGGCATGGCTTATGAAGAAATTGCCGAAATCACTGGAGTTTCCTTAGGAACTGTGAAGTCAAGAATAGCCAGAGCTAGAACAAGGCTGCAAGCTCACTTGCAGAATTATCTAGATTCCTAATTTACAGTATCTTGCCTCTGCCTAATGGCAGAATTTAAGCATAGATTAAGAATTCCTACAACGTAGATCGCTTCTGCTCTTAGGAGGAAAATTGGCTAATTTCTCCGAATTTCCCGCCCAGTTTACCCGTGTATGAATTGGTAATAATGTTAAGATGACTACTGATTCTCAGTTTTACGACCGTTCTCCTTTGCAACTTCCTCAAGATTTGTCAGATGGAATGGCCAATCATACCAATGAATCAACGGGTCTTATGGATATGGTGAAGCGCGATCGCTTCGAGTTATTGAGTGCTTATCTCGATGGTGAAGTCACAGCCACTGAACGCAAGCAAGTAGAAGAATGGCTGGCAAATGATGCCTCAGTTCAATGCTTGTATGCTCGACTTTTAAAGCTGCGCCAAGGCTTGCGGACTCTCCCAGTGCCAACAGCCCAACAGTCACCAGAAGCAACAGTTCAGCAAGTTTTGACACGTTTGCGCCGCCGTTCCCGTTTAAACTGGATGGCGGGAGGTGCATCTGTTGCTGCTTGTGTAATCAGTGCAGTATCTGGCTTAGTACCTATTGGGTCGAGAGCGCCGCAACTGGCACAACGGCCACAAACAGAACCGATACAAACATCTTCAGCGTCGATAATTCCACCTTCCCCCCTGATGGTGGGACTAAATAACCCGGTAATTGAAATTCCTAAAGCAGCAGTAGCTTCTCCAGAAAATCCAATTTATCCGGTACAGCCGCAACGCCACGACTCCAAACAGGACATAAACTAATCACATTAACAGTTCACAGATCATAACTATACTTTGCGGTTAAACCACAGCCACTCCACCAGCCGTCAGGTTGGAGGAAGCCTCCTAATTGGTCAACTCGGTCTAGAGTCATTAAATAAACCCAAGCCCAACCCAGAGAGAGCGACTGTGGCTCGTAAACCTCTATAATTTGTCGATTATAAAGGTTTTCTGGTAGTTGTCTATTGGGCTGGTAATCTTCCAACATATCCAGCTCATTTAAAATCCTTGGGTTGGAAAAAGATAGTAAATATCCGTGAACTTGGCTATTCCCTAGCGTCATCGCTGGGTAGCCCATTGGCAAAGCAAACAATTTGCCTTGTACAAAGGCTTTTTTGAAATCAACTACTTTGCCAGCACAGTATCTTTTATAGTTAGCTTCACCGGGTTTGAGTGTGCCGTAAACAAAAACCCGCACCAAATCAGAAAATTTTATATTTGATTCAGCCATTGCCTATTTTTACCATCTGAATCGACAGCAATAAAAACCTATCATAGTGAATACCTTTAGATATTAATTCTAGAGGTATTTTTATTTACTCAGATTAATAGTTAAGCAATTAAGTACTACTCTTGCCCTTATTCCTGTCTAACTTCTCTTGAATAGCTTCTCTACAAAATTCAGGAGGGTTATCTTGTTGCTGCACTTCCTCTTTCATTGTCTTAGTCATGCGTATATTCATTTTCTCGGTCAGTGGCTCCTCTCTGTCAGTAGTAAATTTTTTTAAATTTTCTGGATTTCCTTTAGGATTAGCCATTGTTGAGAGATGTAAATATAGCTTGATCTACGTGGAAGCGAGTAAATATGATTTTAAATCGGTGGTGCTGTCATCCTTGGAAATGGTTCACCACCGATACCACTTTTACAAATGGGTAACTCTATTTTATGTTCACACGTGCAGAACTCGAAATCAAAACCACTGCTGAGTTGAGAGACTTATGTAGGCGTTACGGATTAAAGCCTACCGGGAATGGAGGCTATAAGACTAGTTGGATTGTCACATTGATGGCATTCCCACAGATAGCACTTGCTCAACTAAGGCAGGGAAGAGGGTTGAAGTCACCAGGCTTCAGCGTTATTCAATTCCTTGAAGGAGTGGTAGATGAGATGAATTCACCCACTGATGAGCAAGCAGCACTGATCAAGCTGACAATGGAAGGCAAAGCTATGAGCTATCCTGACAGATACGACCAAGAGAATTTGCTTAACTTGCACAAGGCTAAGATGCACCTTGAAATGGCGATTGGACTGCTAACCCAGTAAATCAGTTTAGAACCATAACACATCTAGTCCCCAGCATCCTAAGCTTAGGGACTTTTTTATGTCCCATATACCTCAACTTGTTGAACTTTAGAGATATAAGATAAATACAAATAGGGGGTAGAAAGAAATAGTAAATTGATTTTGTAAATTAAATTAGAAAATTACTAGACAGATAATTCCCTCAAGATAGTGGCTCAAATGTACTAGTAAGGATCAAATACTAGAAAATTAGTAGAAGTAAAGTGTAACAGGCATGAAACCATTGGAAATACGTGATTCTGTTGATTCTCGATATAACCCAGCAGCAATTGAGGAAAAATGGCAAAAAACATGGGTAGAACTTGGTTTAGATAAGACACCTACAGCTAGCAACAAGCCAAAATTCTACGCTTTATCCATGTTTCCTTATCCATCGGGCAGCCTACACATGGGTCACGTCCGTAATTATACCATTACTGACGTAATTGCCCGCCTTAAGCGAATGCAGGGGTATCGGGTAATACACCCAATGGGTTGGGATGCCTTTGGCTTGCCAGCAGAAAACGCCGCCATTGACCGTGGTGTACCGCCAGCAAAGTGGACTTATCAGAATATGGCTCAGATGCGGCAACAATTGCAGCGTCTTGGTTTATCCATTGATTGGGAATGTGAACTTGCTACCTGTTCACCCGATTATTACAAGTGGACGCAATGGATTTTCTTGCAGTTTTTGCAAGCGGGGTTAGCTTACCAAAAAGAAGCAGCAGTAAACTGGGACCCCATTGACCAAACTGTATTGGCAAATGAGCAAGTTGATAACGAAGGACGTTCCTGGCGCAGTGGGGCAATAGTTGAGCGCAAATTGTTGCGGCAGTGGTTTTTCAAGATTACCGACTACGCCGAAGAATTGCTCAATGACTTGCATAAATTGACAGGTTGGCCCGATCGCGTCAAATTGATGCAGGCAAATTGGATTGGCAAATCCACAGGCGCTTACTTGGAATTTCCCATCGTTGGGATAGATGAAAAAATCGCCGTGTACACCACACGTCCAGATACCGTTTATGGTGTCAGCTACCTGGTATTAGCGCCAGAACATCCCTTAACAAAGCGTGTCACTACAAAAGAACAACAAGCAGCCGTAGAAGCCTTTATTAAAGAGATTTCCAATCAAAGTGAGTTGGAACGTACCTCTGAAGACAAACCTAAGCGGGGTATCTCCACAGGTGGGGTGGCAATTAACCCGTTTACAGGGGAAGAAATGCCGATTTGGATTGCTGACTATGTACTGTATGAGTATGGTACTGGGGCAGTGATGGGTGTACCAGCCCACGATGTCCGGGATTTTAAGTTTGCCAAAAATTACGATTTGCCAGTTGATTTTGTCATCGCTTCCCCAGATGATGTTGCAGGTTTTGACTTAACTCCGACATCAGAGATTAATGAAGTCAGACAACTCATCCAAATTGAATATAACCAGGCATACACTGAACCAGGAATTTTAATTAATTCTGGGTCTTTTACTGGTATGACTTCCACAGATGCTAAACAAGCAATAATTGAATACGCCGAACAACAAGGTTTTGGTAAAGTGCGGGTGCAATATCGCTTGCGGGATTGGTTAATTTCGCGGCAGCGTTACTGGGGCGCACCGATACCTGTAATCCACTGTCCCAACTGTGGGATAGTGCCAGTGCCTGACAAAGATTTACCAGTCCAGTTGCCAGAAGAAGTGGAATTTACTGGACGTGGCGGTTCACCTTTGACTCAGTTGGAAAGCTGGGTAAATGTGCCTTGTCCAACTTGTGGTACTCCTGCAAAGCGGGAAACTGACACGATGGATACTTTTATTGATTCCTCGTGGTATTTCTTGCGCTTTCCTGACGCTAAGAATGAACAACAGGTTTTTGATTCCAGTAAAATTAACGATTGGATGCCTGTTGATCAGTATGTAGGTGGAATTGAACACGCGATTTTACATTTGTTGTATTCGCGCTTCTTTACTAAGGTACTACGCGATCGCGGTTTGTTAAACTTTGATGAACCCTTCCAACGCCTGTTAACTCAAGGTATGGTACAGGGTTTAACTTATCTAAATCCCAACAAGGGCGGTAAAGATAAATGGATTCCCTCTAATCTGGTAAATTCTGCTGACCCTCGTGACCCTCAGACAGGCGAACCACTGCAACGTCTTTACGCCACCATGTCTAAATCAAAGGGTAACGGTGTAGCACCAGAAGATGTAATTGCCAAATACGGTATAGACACAGCGCGGATGTTCATTTTATTCAAAGCACCACCAGAAAAAGACCTGGAATGGGATGAAGCCGATGTGGAAGGACAATTCCGCTTTTTAAATCGGGTTTGGCGTTTGGTGACAGATTATGTTGCAGATGGGGTATCCCGCAAGCAAGCCCAACTCGCTGATTTAACTAAGGCAGAAAAAGAATTGCGGCGGGCGATTCACACGGCTATTCAAGCAGTGACAGAAGACGTTGAAGACGAATATCAATTCAACACAGCTATTTCAGAATTGATGAAGTTAAGTAACGCCCTAACTGATGCCGATGGAAAAAATTCATCAATTTACGCAGAAGGTATTCGGACTTTGGTGGTATTACTAGCACCATTTGCACCACACATTGCTGATGAATTGTGGCATTTATTGGGTGAAAGTAATTCAGTTCACACTCAAACTTGGCCGTCATTTGACCCGGCTGCTTTGGTAGCTGATGAAATCACTTTAGTGATTCAAATTATGGGCAAAACTCGCGGCTTGATTCAAGTACCAGCACAAGCAGATAAAGCAGCGTTGGAGAAATATGCCCGTGAATCAGAAATTGCCCAACGTTACATCGAAGGTAAGGAGATTAAAAAGGTAATTGTCGTGCCTGGAAAGTTAGTAAATTTTGTAGTTAGCTAAGTACAGCTTTGCCTAAAATCTTAGCGAATTGAGGGTTTAAATTTAAACGCAAAGTGGCGCAGAGGGAAGCGCAGAGGTACGCAGAGAACTCGCTACGAATTAATTAAATGTTGTACTTAGCAATCGATAAAATTGTAAATGTAGCCTGACATAACATCAGAGGATTTACATCCGTGACACTCAAAGAGTTAGAACAACAACTTCTTGCCCTCAGTCCTGGTGAAAAATTGCAGGCTATACATTTACTTGCTCAAAGTCTCGGCAACCATTGGCAAGGAATTGAAAAAACTCCTAGAGTCAGTGGTGGAGAAGCTTGCATTGCTAAAACTCGTATTCCCGTTTGGGTACTTGTGGAAGCTCGCCGTCTTGGATATAGTGATGCTGACCTTTTGACGAGCTATCCAACCATTACAGCTACAGATTTAGCTAATGCTTGGGTATATGCAGAAGCTCATCCCGATGAAATCGAATTGGCAATTGAGCGTAATGAGGTTGCCTAGTTGATGGTACGGTTTTACGCAGACGAGCACTTTCCGTTTCCAGTTGTGCAATTATTACGCCCTTTGGGGCATGATGTTTTGACAGTTTAAGAAGCAGAAAATGTAGACCAAGGTATACCTGATGAGGAAGTACTAGCATTTGCCATAAGTCAAGAACGCTCAATATTAACTATCAACAGAGTTGATTTTATCCGTTTGCATCGTTGTGATTCTAACCACTTTGGTATTATTGCTTGCACGAACAATCTTAATTGGGAACAGTTTGCAGCACGGATAGATGAGACTGTGACACCAGAAGAACCGTTGCAAGGAAAACTGATTCGTGTGGTACGTCCAGTCACTTAAAGTAATTCGTAATGACGCTCCTGCGTCGCTAACGCTGCGCTAACGTAATTAAGTTTTGAAACGGGGATTTAGACCCTGCCTAACATACTTGCGGCTTGTTAGAAGCGGGGGATTTAAACCCATAGAATTGCTTAAAAAGTTTTGATGTAATGCACAAATGCTAAAGCCATTAAGCATGTGTTGCAACAGTTTTTATAACAGTAGTTTACTTCTCTGGTACATGTGTATTTAAAAACATCTGTATGATCTTCCAGAGAGTTAAACTGTTTTATTTATACACGAAAAAACGCTTGAGAGTTTTGCTCACTCAAGCGTTTCCCCGTAAAAGCTTATACCAACTCACTCGTTTGATGCAACATTTGAAATCTGCAACGCCCCCTTATTAGGGAGCATTGCGGGGATAACTTGTGACAAACATGTGGTGAAATGGTATCACTCCTTGCACTAACTAAGAATATCTCTTTTGCAAGAATACCGGGGATCTGGTGAGTGACAGTTTATGAACTGAACACTAGTTAAAAACGACTCATCATGAATAGTAACTAACAAGACTAAGCACGATTGTAGCAATTTTGTAAGTATAGTATAAAAACTTATAGTTTATTAGCTATTGCCTACCACTGAGTACAGGTTCAAAATGTGCAGCAAGTAGCAACATATTTGTCTCAAAATTGGCAGAAAATGAACCGAAAAGCATCAGTATAAAATCGCCATTGTGTAAGCCAGATAAGCTTTTGATATTGACATCTAAGCAATTTGAAGGGAAATAAATTATCAGATCCTCAATGGATAAAAGTATTCTTTAGAGTATGGCAAACCAAGAACAAATGCTCTACCCAAGCAGATTGAAAAGTTTAGGTTAGGTATCTTCTATCTCTTAGCAAACGGCGACATCCAACCCTTCCGCATAGTGTAGGCGGTTACCTCCTTCGTTGAAGCAAAACACAGCTTTTTCACTGACGATTTCCGCGATATTCAAAACGATTTTGGGTGTTTATATAAAAACAACTGAGGCGGATTATAGGTAAGATTTAAAAATTTATTATACCTGTGCCTCATCTAGATAGATGTTTCACCTTTGGTTAAAATAGCCGCTCTCCTACGAGCAAACGCCTTAACCTGTTGTCTAGGTGTGTGGTAAGATTGCCTGGAACAGAGGTTTTATCTGAGTTGGAGTCTCGTATAAATTGCAAAGGTCAAGCTGACCGATCATTAACTCCCACGATACTTTTCCTATGGATTTGGAAAATATACAACAAGGCTGGTGACGAACTGAGTGGATTTTGTAGATGAATATCTAGAATTTGCTATCAGACTTAACCAACTCCCACAATTTTGACTTTTATTTGATTTTTAGGATACACACATGAACGACAAGCTGATGCTAATGATTCCAGGCCCAACCCCGGTGCCAGAAGCTGCCTTACTGGCATTAGCCAAGCATCCGATTGGACACCGCACCAGTGAATTTAGCAACATATTGGCAGAGGTGACGGAAAACCTCAAGTGGCTACATCAAACTCAAAGTGATGTGCTAACGCTGAATGTCAGTGGTACGGGTGCTGTAGAAGCCGGAATAATTAATTTTCTCTCTCCAGGCGATCGCATTTTAGTTGGTTCTAATGGTAAATTTGGCGAACGCTGGGTAGAAGTTGGTCAAGCCTACGCTTTGAATGTAGAAGAAGTTAAGGTGGAATGGGGAAAACCCTTAGACCCCGCAGTATTCGCCGAAAAACTTCAAGCAGATACTCAAAAGCAAATTAAAGCCGTAATCATCACCCACAGCGAAACCTCTACGGGTGTTTTGAATGATTTAGAAACCATCAACCGCCATGTCAAAGAACACGGTGAAGCTTTAATTATCGTTGATGCCGTCACTAGCTTGGGTGCGTTCAATCTACCTGTGGATGCTTGGGGCTTGGATATAGTCGCTTCCGGTTCCCAAAAAGGTTATATGATTCCGCCGGGATTGGGTTTTGTCTCTGTCAGCCCCAAAGCTTGGGAAGCTTACAAAACTGCGAAGTTACCGAAATATTATTTGGACTTAGGCAAATATCGCAAAGCCACAGCCAAAAATACAACTCCATTTACTCCGCCTGTGAACTTGATCGTAGCGCTGCATACCACGTTGCGAATCATGAAAGAGGAAGGTTTGGAGTCAATATTTGCTCGACATGAACGGCTTAAGAATGCTACCCGCGCCGCCATTCAAGGGTTGAATTTACCCCTATTTGCAGCAGATAGTTCCGCCAGTCCGGCAATTACGGCTGTAGCACCACAAGGAATTGAGTCGGATAAGATTCGGTCATTGATGAAAAAACGCTTTGATATTGCCCTAGCAGGTGGTCAAGACCATTTGAGTAATAAGATTTTCCGCATTGGTCACTTGGGCTTTGTGAGCGATCGCGATATTCTTAGCTGTATAGCATCCTTAGAAGTTACCCTAAGAGAACTTGGATACGAAGACTTCACCCCTGGATCTGGTATAGCGGCAGCAGTTAAAGTATTTAGTCAGTCTTGAGTACTAAGCATTAAATCAAAAGAGCGAGTTGATAATTTAACTCGCTCTTTTAATTTGTATATAAATGAGTAAAAACCGCCAAAGTTAATAAACCTATACAACCTTTGCACAAGGTAGAGTGGATGTGACATGCACCAATTCCATAAATTATACGAAGTTGCTCTAAATAGTAACAAGACTAATTTTGGCAACTTAGCATGATACCGAATTGTGATAAATAGTATTCTTTGAGATTCTGATAACACCTTTTTAGTAGAGACTTTTAATCCAAAATCCAAAATTATTATGACTTTTGACTTTTGACACTTCGACTCCGCTCAGTGTTAACTTTTGACTTCGCCAAAGGGGCTGACCTATGCCGTCTCCAGCCAATCATAAATTTGGTCTAACTGCTCTAGAGTAATCAAACCATACTGCCAAAGGATCATTGCCAAAGGGCCTGGATCTTGCTCCCGATGCCGAAGCGCCACCGCCAGCGATGCTGTGGAAATTGCCAAATCTTCTTGCAAAAAATTAATCAATCGAGAATATTTTGATTGTGACATTTGTATCTCACCTCCTTGTGCAGAATGTATTGTCATATATCAGTTCACCATTGCTTGGTAGCCAGTAGCCAGTATTTTATCTGTCACTTTGCCGTTATCGGCTATACACCGCAGCAGAGTTTTTGTGATTTGCCTTTAACAGAGGCAACTCATAGAAAATCTGAGAAATAGAAATTTTCGTACAAATTATCTGCTTGAAAATCGAGCAGTATTTTTACTTAGTTAAATTGGCTCCATTTTGTTTACTTTTGTGCGTTATTTAATTACACATGTAGTAACAAAGATTCCATAGCCTATACTCTCTTATTGGCGACTATTTACACTTGCGCCCAAGGGAATATTTTTGCCAAACCTTAAGACTGCGATTTCAGGTTGGAGACAGTAGAATTTTACATCATTACCACAGTTTTTAAATAGTAGCGTTACAGATGGATTTTTACCATAGGGCGTGCCATTTTTTACAAAAAAAACATAGATTTCGATAGTATAGACTCCGAACAGAGAAACTATCCAAATCTTTATCTACGCAAAGCACCGACGTCTCAAGGCTCAATTTTGACAATATCGCCCACTTTCAACTTCAACTCGGCAGCCCTTCCAGAGCGAAGTTCAATCACCTTATCGATTGGTGTATTGGGCCCATAGGTAGGACAAGGTTCAGTTGCACAAGGAGGTGCAGAAGCCTGAATATATTTAACTACACCGTTTTGTAAAAATACCATATCCAAGGGCACAGGTACATTCTTCATCCAGAAACTAACCGGTTGTGGTGAAGGGAACCCAAACAACATCCCCCGGTTATCTGGCAAAGCTGGTCGATACATCAACCCCATAGCTTGCTGTTGTGGTGTCTGCGCCACTTCTAACTGAATGATTGTGCCATTAGGAACAATGGCTTTAGCAGAAATTGGTAGTTTTTGACCTAAGCTCTGTGGTGCTGGAGTTTGAGAAGCAGATGTAGGGCTGGGAGGTTTAGCTGTTGTTGGCACAGAACAGCCCATCAGTAAAATACTCAGCAACATTGAGAGCAAACTTAGTCGATGAGTCATAATTATTTTTGATTTTGTAATTTAGATTTTAATTTTACAGAATTTAAGTTAGAAAACTCACGGCTTTTATTCGTCCTTTCAGGGGGCAGGGAGCAGCAGGAATCCACACGTTGTTATACGAGGTGGGATTGAAGCAAGGACGCTTTGTACCTCGTGGCTACTTTCTGCGACGCTCGTAAGCGTTGCATTAGCGACGTAGGAGCGTCTGACTTGCTAACGCTGCGCTATCTGCCTCCTGCCTTGTGTTGTAAACTTCTACCACAGTGTACTAAGATTCTCTCAAAACGTACCCTACGCCTCGCACCGTTTGAATGAGGCGCTTTTGTCCTTCATCTTCAATTTTTAACCGCAAGTAGCGGATGTACACTTCAATTACATTCGACTCACCCAGAAAGTCGTAACCCCAAACATTTTCTAAAATTTGTTCGCGGGTTAACACCTCACGGGGATGTTCCATTAAGAATTTTAATAGTTCAAATTCTTTCATTGTCAAGTCAATTGCCCGTCCGCTATGTATGGCACGGCGAGTTGCTATATCTAAAATCAGATCCCCAAAGCGTAACTGCTCCGTGGTGTCTACATCAGGTTTTAAGTAGAGCCGAATCAACTTCAAAAAGTCTTCTGAGCGATAAGGTTTGAGGATGTAATCATCCGCTCCTGCTTCTAGACAAGCTACACGATCATCGACTGTATCCCTTGCCATTAAAATTAATACAGGCGATCGCATACCAGTACTTCTTAGATTT
It includes:
- a CDS encoding sigma-70 family RNA polymerase sigma factor, whose protein sequence is MSQSISVSWSTVDAKYPEASVQVDKLPNHDLILRCQAGLRPDRVAFAELLRRFQSQVDRVLYHLAPDWADRADLAQEVWIRVYRNINRLQEPAKFRGWLSRIATNLFYDELRKRKRVMSPLSLDAPRSLEDGEMDWEIAGDTPGPEEELTTREFYEQLREAIADLPEVFRTTIVLREIEGMAYEEIAEITGVSLGTVKSRIARARTRLQAHLQNYLDS
- a CDS encoding anti-sigma factor family protein, which encodes MTTDSQFYDRSPLQLPQDLSDGMANHTNESTGLMDMVKRDRFELLSAYLDGEVTATERKQVEEWLANDASVQCLYARLLKLRQGLRTLPVPTAQQSPEATVQQVLTRLRRRSRLNWMAGGASVAACVISAVSGLVPIGSRAPQLAQRPQTEPIQTSSASIIPPSPLMVGLNNPVIEIPKAAVASPENPIYPVQPQRHDSKQDIN
- a CDS encoding gamma-glutamylcyclotransferase family protein, whose protein sequence is MAESNIKFSDLVRVFVYGTLKPGEANYKRYCAGKVVDFKKAFVQGKLFALPMGYPAMTLGNSQVHGYLLSFSNPRILNELDMLEDYQPNRQLPENLYNRQIIEVYEPQSLSLGWAWVYLMTLDRVDQLGGFLQPDGWWSGCGLTAKYSYDL
- the leuS gene encoding leucine--tRNA ligase produces the protein MKPLEIRDSVDSRYNPAAIEEKWQKTWVELGLDKTPTASNKPKFYALSMFPYPSGSLHMGHVRNYTITDVIARLKRMQGYRVIHPMGWDAFGLPAENAAIDRGVPPAKWTYQNMAQMRQQLQRLGLSIDWECELATCSPDYYKWTQWIFLQFLQAGLAYQKEAAVNWDPIDQTVLANEQVDNEGRSWRSGAIVERKLLRQWFFKITDYAEELLNDLHKLTGWPDRVKLMQANWIGKSTGAYLEFPIVGIDEKIAVYTTRPDTVYGVSYLVLAPEHPLTKRVTTKEQQAAVEAFIKEISNQSELERTSEDKPKRGISTGGVAINPFTGEEMPIWIADYVLYEYGTGAVMGVPAHDVRDFKFAKNYDLPVDFVIASPDDVAGFDLTPTSEINEVRQLIQIEYNQAYTEPGILINSGSFTGMTSTDAKQAIIEYAEQQGFGKVRVQYRLRDWLISRQRYWGAPIPVIHCPNCGIVPVPDKDLPVQLPEEVEFTGRGGSPLTQLESWVNVPCPTCGTPAKRETDTMDTFIDSSWYFLRFPDAKNEQQVFDSSKINDWMPVDQYVGGIEHAILHLLYSRFFTKVLRDRGLLNFDEPFQRLLTQGMVQGLTYLNPNKGGKDKWIPSNLVNSADPRDPQTGEPLQRLYATMSKSKGNGVAPEDVIAKYGIDTARMFILFKAPPEKDLEWDEADVEGQFRFLNRVWRLVTDYVADGVSRKQAQLADLTKAEKELRRAIHTAIQAVTEDVEDEYQFNTAISELMKLSNALTDADGKNSSIYAEGIRTLVVLLAPFAPHIADELWHLLGESNSVHTQTWPSFDPAALVADEITLVIQIMGKTRGLIQVPAQADKAALEKYARESEIAQRYIEGKEIKKVIVVPGKLVNFVVS
- a CDS encoding DUF433 domain-containing protein; this encodes MTLKELEQQLLALSPGEKLQAIHLLAQSLGNHWQGIEKTPRVSGGEACIAKTRIPVWVLVEARRLGYSDADLLTSYPTITATDLANAWVYAEAHPDEIELAIERNEVA
- a CDS encoding DUF5615 family PIN-like protein, which codes for MPDEEVLAFAISQERSILTINRVDFIRLHRCDSNHFGIIACTNNLNWEQFAARIDETVTPEEPLQGKLIRVVRPVT
- a CDS encoding pyridoxal-phosphate-dependent aminotransferase family protein, with the translated sequence MNDKLMLMIPGPTPVPEAALLALAKHPIGHRTSEFSNILAEVTENLKWLHQTQSDVLTLNVSGTGAVEAGIINFLSPGDRILVGSNGKFGERWVEVGQAYALNVEEVKVEWGKPLDPAVFAEKLQADTQKQIKAVIITHSETSTGVLNDLETINRHVKEHGEALIIVDAVTSLGAFNLPVDAWGLDIVASGSQKGYMIPPGLGFVSVSPKAWEAYKTAKLPKYYLDLGKYRKATAKNTTPFTPPVNLIVALHTTLRIMKEEGLESIFARHERLKNATRAAIQGLNLPLFAADSSASPAITAVAPQGIESDKIRSLMKKRFDIALAGGQDHLSNKIFRIGHLGFVSDRDILSCIASLEVTLRELGYEDFTPGSGIAAAVKVFSQS
- a CDS encoding DUF2949 domain-containing protein; translated protein: MTIHSAQGGEIQMSQSKYSRLINFLQEDLAISTASLAVALRHREQDPGPLAMILWQYGLITLEQLDQIYDWLETA